From a single Solanum dulcamara chromosome 4, daSolDulc1.2, whole genome shotgun sequence genomic region:
- the LOC129884723 gene encoding uncharacterized protein LOC129884723 has protein sequence MEWSPKYAANAYLDTLKLCSKHKQMCSSCTGTQEPECNEFLSALAAGMSAKLIVEVTTEGSPSTVALAAAARQTGGKLVCIIPEPKLDKTQKVIQETGLNDMVEFKTGDPVEVLHNYENIDFSLVDCKTSDYDMLMEKLDVNPKRSVVVTNNVEGKKGVGGHLKKVENKVKVRSLQHPIGKGLEVTMIGKSTEFGKKESRSKSGCYAHLIRGGDKKNGHVVKRGDKSKWVFVVDEKSGEEHIYRMPKSSGP, from the exons ATGGAATGGTCCCCCAAATATGCTGCCAATGCATATCTTGACACCCTCAAGTTG TGTAGCAAACACAAGCAGATGTGCAGTTCATGTACCGGAACACAAGAACCAGAGTGCAATGAATTCCTATCTGCATTAGCAGCTGGAATGAGCGCCAAGCTAATAGTGGAAGTCACCACCGAAGGCTCTCCCTCAACCGTGGCCTTAGCAGCCGCAGCTCGTCAAACAGGGGGCAAATTAGTATGCATCATTCCCGAGCCAAAACTCGACAAAACACAAAAAGTAATTCAAGAAACAGGGCTAAACGACATGGTAGAATTCAAAACAGGGGACCCTGTTGAAGTCTTGCACAATTACGAAAACATCGATTTCTCATTAGTAGATTGCAAGACGAGTGATTACGACATGTTGATGGAGAAGCTCGACGTTAATCCTAAAAGATCAGTTGTTGTTACGAATAATGTTGAAGGGAAGAAAGGCGTGGGAGGACATTTGAAGAAAGTGGAGAATAAGGTAAAGGTAAGGTCACTACAGCATCCGATTGGTAAAGGGTTAGAAGTTACTATGATTGGTAAAAGCACGGAGTTTGGTAAGAAGGAAAGTAGGAGCAAATCAGGATGTTATGCTCATCTAATTAGAGGTGGAGATAAAAAGAATGGTCATGTAGTGAAAAGAGGTGATAAGagcaaatgggtttttgttgttgatgaAAAAAGTGGTGAAGAACATATTTATAGGATGCCAAAATCATCTGGACCTTGA
- the LOC129886456 gene encoding cytochrome b561 and DOMON domain-containing protein At3g61750, producing the protein MDGISRLLVLSMVFVILFGFQREKTVVVMAIDEDENALCSVNLAEFLPPPYGGLENMVCQPVWNSFLLRYSQSKDNVITILLSTIYTSGWVGMGFSPDEMMMNSSCMAGWVTPAGHGKIKQYYVEGFTPSKIIPDKGELPLTSVAPLIYLQGATVYLAFQLKYPTPLKTQPMLLAFSTKYPQHHHLTTHEDKTTIKFDFSSGSSFAATAAPNNYISSKTHGVLGILGWGLFLPFGAIFARYFRSQPLWYYFHVSAQFIGFILGLAGVVLGIQLNNKLQPYIPGHQGIGILILVLSILQVLAFFVRPDKDSKYRKYWNLYHSWVGRTALFFGAVNIVLGMHYAGAGQGWKISYGFVLASTMLACIIRETLLRLKKLDEPSLPSNYPMNSF; encoded by the exons atggaTGGAATCTCAAGATTGTTGGTGCTGTCAATGGTCTTTGTGATTTTGTTTGGTTTTCAAAGAGAGAAGACTGTTGTAGTTATGGCTATTGATGAAGATGAAAACGCGCTTTGTAGCGTTAATCTGGCAGAATTTCTTCCTCCTCCTTATGGTGGTCTTGAAAATATGGTTTGTCAACCTGTTTGGAACTCTTTCCTGCTGCGT TACTCTCAGAGTAAAGACAATGTGATCACCATTTTGTTATCAACCATTTACACAAGTGGATGGGTAGGAATGGGGTTCTCCCCCGACGAAATGATGATGAATTCTAGCTGTATGGCTGGATGGGTGACTCCTGCAGGTCATGGGAAAATCAAGCAGTATTATGTTGAGGGCTTCACTCCCTCAAAAATCATACCAGATAAAGGAGAGCTGCCATTGACAAGTGTTGCACCTCTCATCTATCTTCAAGGTGCCACAGTTTACTTGGCCTTCCAGTTGAAGTATCCAACTcccctcaaaactcaaccaatGTTACTAGCCTTCTCCACCAAATATCCTCAGCACCACCATCTAACCACTCACGAGGATAAAACAACCATAAAATTTGACTTCTCTTCAG GTTCCTCATTTGCTGCCACTGCTGCACCTAATAACTATATTAGTTCAAAGACCCATGGGGTATTGGGTATATTGGGATGGGGACTATTCTTGCCCTTTGGAGCAATTTTTGCAAGATACTTTAGGAGCCAACCATTATGGTACTACTTTCATGTATCTGCACAATTCATAGGATTCATTCTAGGACTTGCTGGAGTGGTTCTCGGAATTCAGCTCAACAACAAGCTGCAACCCTATATTCCAGGACATCAAGGCATAGGCATTCTTATTCTAGTGCTTAGTATTCTTCAG GTTTTGGCATTCTTCGTAAGGCCAGATAAAGACAGCAAGTATCGCAAGTACTGGAATTTGTATCACAGTTGGGTGGGGAGGACTGCTCTCTTCTTTGGAGCTGTGAACATAGTATTGGGGATGCATTATGCAGGCGCAGGGCAAGGGTGGAAAATAAGTTATGGATTTGTTCTCGCTTCAACAATGTTGGCATGCATCATCCGGGAAACATTGTTGAGACTAAAGAAGTTGGATGAACCAAGTCTTCCTTCAAACTACCCCATGAATTCATTCTAG
- the LOC129886455 gene encoding protein REDUCED CHLOROPLAST COVERAGE 1-like, producing the protein MAPSKNGRGKTKGDKKKKEEKVLPVVMDITINLPDETQVILKGISTDRIIDVLRLLSVNTTTCNITNFSLSHEQRGPRLKETVDVSALKPCFLTLTEEEYDEESATAHVRRLLDIVACTTSFGSSGTSGKELKTDSSKNAQGVQDNKSAKKSNKVRANDKSSSPPQTPTLPSAAAQQLGKDAASVDVDGEMSNTCPKIGSFYEFFSLSHLTPPVQFIRRATRQQDDEVLPDDYLFSLEVKLCNGKLVIVEACKKGFYNFGKQGILCHNLVDLLRQLSRAFDNAYDDLMNAFLERNKFGNLPYGFRANTWLIPPVAAQLPAVFPPLPVEDENWGANGGGLGRDGKFDLLPYANEFLNVASMPCKTTEERQIRDRKAFLLHSLFVDVAILRAISAVKYVMQKVKPAHCDSNEEIIFNETVGDLSIFVTKDASNASCKVDTKIDGFQATGIIMKNLMEKNLLKGITADENTAAHDIATLGVLNVRHCGYIATVKVQGKENDKLDSPLQSVELPDQPDGGANALNINSLRLLLHIKVDNKVMHSKPSENEETNCSQTFVRRILEESLTKLEEEKLEGDSFIRWELGACWIQHLQDQKKSEKDKKPPAEKTKNEMKVEGLGIPLKSLKNKKKSTDGTNMESQSESFKSVADGVGGGSEKAAQQSGESRFETDTDQNQAVLKALLSDAGFTRLKESETGLHLKSLEELIDLSQKYYNEVALPKLVADFGSLELSPVDGRTLTDFMHTRGLRMRSLGQVVKLSEKLSHVQSLCIHEMIVRAFKHILQAAIASVVDIEDMAAVIAVALNMMLGVPENNDSNEYGVDSLIWRWLELFLKKRYKWDVGSLNYKDVRKFAILRGLCHKVGIELVPRDYDMNSPSPFQKVDIVSLVPVHKQAACSSADGRQLLESSKTALDKGKLEDAVSYGTKALAKLVAVCGPYHRMTAGAYSLLAVVLYHTGDFNQATIYQQKALDINERELGLDHPDTMKSYGDLAVFYYRLQHTELALKYVKRALYLLHLTCGPSHPNTAATYINVAMMEEGLGNVHVALRYLHKALKCNQKLLGPDHIQTAASYHAIAIALSLMEAYPLSVQHEQTTLQILRAKLGPDDLRTQDAAAWLEYFESKAFEQQEAARNGTKKPDASIASKGHLSVSDLLDYINPSPDAKGRDGSKRKGFVSKALISQVKGKSDQSNVAIPNSDTPKDGLKEESDEVKQIVEDHTEPKMNMESVDKVTESHHNGDGGIAENKPIQSGPLLKETSIEKSMVRDVLSEPSAEAEDGWQPVQRPRSGGFYGRRRRQRRQTISKVIGYQKKDPVYDVDHAKLKNNYQASKYYVLKKRTSPGSYADYYIAKSQTPGAKLGRRVIKAVAYRVKSVSSSVRYAVPEISTTGGDLLNTSSEQVQVSATKEVGSLSKRSSIVSLGKSPSYKEVALAPPGTISMLQERVSEDEIPDNQDAMKLGEESNGAEENSKTMSRDAESMEKENIQDLVTDSADHVKRETAATDKKEEIQMSDLKGGEISDVISANASIQTEHVDVSPMEQVSVETHNVPTSDNSPKVDPCEKDSSSNLNPGCISNITLQDIDHLKVKSASSHTSDASRELSRKLSASAAPFSPSPAVPRVAPLPMNINLPSPGTRPPVGPWSVNMSLHQGPPTILPNPMCSSPHHLYPSPPHTPNIMHPLRFIYPPYSQPQTLPPSTFPMNSTFHPNHYAWQCNIASNASEYVPATVWPGCHPVEFSISPPVIEPITDSISAAKELSDNPESISLTTSLPVDLNTGDEVKEDVNLPASETVESLTAVGSEKERASNSPDSRFVTLSSDQSKEGSGSNEKAGSCSDNYVQRNLTVADNEKTFNILVRGRRNRKQTLRMPISLLKRPYSSQPFKAVYSRVIRETEVPSSTSFDPHKHGIATAT; encoded by the exons ATGGCACCTAGCAAGAATGGTCGTGGCAAAACAAAGGGggacaagaagaagaaagaagagaagg TTCTTCCCGTTGTAATGGATATAACGATAAACCTTCCGGATGAGACTCAAGTTATTTTAAAG GGAATATCTACGGATAGAATTATCGATGTTCTTCGATTACTATCGGTGAATACAACTACTTGTAATATCACCAATTTTTCACTGTCTCATGAG CAAAGGGGTCCACGTTTAAAAGAAACAGTGGACGTTTCCGCACTGAAGCCCTGCTTCCTGACTCTTACCGAAG AGGAATATGATGAAGAAAGCGCAACGGCGCATGTTAGAAGGCTGTTGGACATTGTCGCTTGTACGACGAGTTTTGGGTCGTCGGGGACTAGTGGCAAAGAGTTGAAAACTGACTCCAGCAAGAATGCGCAGGGTGTGCAGGATAACAAGAGCGCCAAAAAATCCAACAAGGTTCGGGCAAATGATAAGTCATCGTCGCCGCCACAAACGCCAACGCTGCCGTCGGCGGCGGCTCAACAGCTGGGTAAAGATGCTGCGTCGGTGGACGTAGATGGAGAGATGAGCAATACTTGCCCTAAGATTGGAAGCTTCTATGAGTTCTTCTCTCTTTCTCATCTCACGCCTCCTGTTCAGT TCATAAGAAGAGCAACAAGACAACAAGATGATGAAGTTTTGCCAGATGATTATCTTTTCTCTCTTGAA GTGAAACTTTGTAATGGAAAGTTGGTTATCGTTGAAGCTTGCAAGAAAGGATTTTATAACTTTGGAAAGCAGGGGATTCTTTGTCACAATCTTGTTGATTTGTTGAGACAACTCAGTAGAGCATTTGACAAT GCTTACGATGATCTGATGAACGCATTCTTAGAGCGTAATAAG TTTGGGAATCTTCCCTATGGATTCAGAGCCAACACATGGCTTATACCACCTGTGGCAGCACAGTTGCCAGCTGTCTTTCCACCTCTACCTGTAGAGGATGAAAACTGGGGAGCAAATGGAGGTGGTCTTGGCCGAGATGGAAAATTTGATTTGTTACCTTATGCCAATGAATTTTTGAATGTTGCATCCATGCCTTGTAAGACAACAGAGGAGAGGCAGATCAGAGACAGGAAGGCTTTTCTTCTTCATAGTTTATTTGTTGATGTCGCCATTTTACGAGCCATTTCAGCTGTTAAGTATGTCATGCAGAAAGTTAAACCAGCTCATTGTGATTCAAATGAAGAAATCATTTTTAATGAGACAGTAGGGGACTTAAGCATATTTGTTACCAAAGATGCTTCAAATGCTAGCTGCAAAGTAGATACcaaaattgatggatttcaagcaACTGGAATAATTATGAAGAATCTGATGGAAAAAAATTTACTGAAGGGGATAACTGCTGATGAAAATACTGCTGCCCAT GATATTGCTACTCTAGGTGTTTTGAATGTAAGGCATTGTGGTTATATTGCAACTGTAAAAGTtcaaggaaaagaaaatgaCAAATTGGACAGCCCACTGCAAAGCGTGGAACTTCCTGATCAGCCTGATGGTGGTGCAAATGCCCTCAATATCAACAG TTTACGGTTGCTCCTTCACATAAAAGTGGACAACAAGGTAATGCATTCAAAACcttcagaaaatgaagagacAAATTGCTCTCAGACATTTGTGAGGAGAATACTAGAAGAGAGTCTTACCAAACTTGAAGAAGAGAAACTAGAAGGTGACTCTTTCATCAGATGGGAACTTGGTGCATGCTGGATACAGCACTTACAAGATCAGAAGAAATCAGAAAAGGACAAGAAACCCCCCGCTGAGAAGACAAAAAATGAGATGAAGGTTGAGGGACTTGgaatacctcttaagtcccttAAGAACAAAAAGAAGAGCACAGATGGAactaacatggaatcccaatctGAAAGCTTCAAATCTGTTGCAGATGGTGTTGGAGGGGGATCAGAAAAAGCTGCCCAGCAGTCTGGGGAGTCTCGGTTTGAGACTGATACAGATCAAAATCAGGCCGTCCTCAAGGCATTGTTGTCTGATGCTGGTTTTACAAGGTTGAAAGAGTCAGAGACTGGGCTTCACCTTAAG TCTTTAGAAGAGCTGATTGATCTGTCACAGAAGTATTACAATGAAGTTGCCCTGCCAAAGCTG GTGGCTGATTTTGGCTCTTTGGAACTCTCACCAGTAGATGGTCGAACCTTAACTGATTTCATGCATACCCGAGGTCTACGTATGCGTTCTCTTGGACAAGTA GTTAAACTTTCTGAGAAGTTATCACATGTGCAATCTCTTTGTATACACGAGATGATAGTTCGAGCTTTTAAACATATTCTGCAAGCAGCTATTGCATCGGTTGTTGACATTGAGGATATGGCTGCGGTAATTGCTGTTGCCTTGAATATGATGCTTGGGGTACCTGAAAACAATGATTCAAATGAGTATGGTGTTGATTCTTTGATCTGGAGATGGCTGGaattatttttgaagaagaGATATAAATGGGATGTTGGCAGCCTAAACTACAAAGATGTGAGGAAATTTGCAATCCTCCGTGGTTTATGCCATAAG GTGGGAATTGAACTGGTTCCAAGAGATTATGACATGAATTCCCCAAGTCCTTTTCAGAAAGTAGACATTGTCAGCCTAGTACCAGTGCATAAG CAAGCTGCTTGCTCTTCTGCAGACGGCAGACAGCTTTTGGAATCATCTAAAACAGCTCTGGATAAGGGAAAACTTGAAGATGCTGTCAGCTATGGGACTAAG GCTCTTGCCAAGCTGGTCGCAGTATGCGGTCCATACCATCGAATGACAGCTGGAGCTTATAGCCTTCTTGCTGTTGTTCTGTATCACACCGGTGATTTTAATCAG GCCACAATCTATCAGCAAAAGGCCTTGGACATAAATGAAAGAGAGTTGGGCCTCGATCACCCCGACACCATGAAAAGTTATGGTGATCTTGCAGTTTTCTATTACCGACTTCAACACACAGAATTGGCTCTCAA GTATGTAAAACGAGCTCTTTATTTGTTGCATCTCACATGTGGCCCCTCCCATCCAAACACTGCGGCGACGTACATAAATGTGGCTATGATGGAGGAAGGGCTCGGTAATGTGCATGTTGCCCTCAGATATCTCCATAAAGCTTTGAAGTGTAACCAAAAGTTACTCGGTCCGGACCATATTCAG ACAGCTGCAAGTTACCATGCTATAGCAATTGCACTCTCTTTGATGGAAGCTTATCCTTTGAGTGTTCAGCATGAGCAAACAACCTTGCAGATACTTCGAGCAAAGCTTGGTCCAGATGATCTTCGCACACAG GATGCTGCTGCATGGCTTGAATATTTTGAGTCGAAGGCTTTTGAACAGCAAGAAGCTGCTCGAAATGGAACTAAGAAGCCTGATGCATCAATAGCTAGCAAGGGTCATTTGAG TGTGTCAGATTTGCTCGACTACATCAATCCAAGTCCCGATGCCAAAGGGAGAGATGGATCAAAAAGAAAAGGTTTTGTCTCAAAG GCTCTTATTTCTCAAGTGAAGGGAAAATCTGATCAAAGCAATGTTGCCATACCAAACTCTGACACTCCTAAAGATGGCCTAAAAGAAGAGTCAGATGAGGTTAAACAAATTGTCGAAGATCACACTGAGCCCAAGATGAATATGGAATCCGTTGACAAAGTAACTGAATCCCATCACAATGGAGATGGAGGAATTGCTGAGAACAAACCCATCCAATCTGGACCTTTGCTGAAGGAAACTTCAATTGAGAAGTCTATGGTCCGTGATGTCTTATCTGAACCTTCTGCTGAAGCAGAAGATGGCTGGCAGCCAGTGCAGAGACCAAGATCAGGTGGTTTCTATGGACGAAGACGAAGGCAGAGGCGTCAAACCATCAGCAAGGTCATTGGTTACCAGAAAAAGGACCCAGTTTATGATGTTGATCATGCTAAACTGAAGAATAACTATCAAGCTAGTAAATATTATGTCTTAAAGAAACGGACATCACCAGGAAGTTATGCAGATTATTACATAGCAAAAAGTCAAACTCCTGGTGCCAAACTTGGTCGAAGAGTCATAAAAGCTGTGGCCTACCGTGTAAAGTCCGTCTCATCTTCTGTCAGATATGCTGTTCCTGAGATCTCCACAACTGGAGGAGATTTGTTAAATACTTCATCAGAGCAGGTTCAAGTTTCTGCAACAAAAGAGGTTGGATCACTATCAAAGAGAAGTTCGATAGTAAGCCTTGGAAAATCTCCTTCCTATAAGGAAGTAGCACTTGCCCCGCCTGGTACCATCTCTATGTTGCAGGAGAGAGTTTCTGAAGATGAAATTCCTGATAATCAAGATGCTATGAAACTTGGAGAGGAGAGCAATGGAGCAGAAGAAAATTCCAAAACAATGAGTAGAGATGCAGAATCCATGGAGAAAGAGAATATTCAGGATCTTGTTACGGATTCTGCTGATCATGTAAAAAGAGAAACAGCAGCTACtgacaaaaaagaagaaattcaaaTGAGTGATCTCAAAGGTGGTGAAATTTCAGATGTGATATCTGCAAATGCATCTATTCAAACCGAACATGTTGATGTTAGTCCAATGGAACAGGTTAGTGTCGAGACTCATAATGTCCCTACTTCTGACAATTCTCCCAAAGTGGATCCTTGTGAAAAGGACTCATCAAGCAATTTAAATCCTGGCTGTATCTCGAATATAACCTTGCAAGATATAGATCATCTGAAGGTAAAATCTGCTTCATCTCATACAAGTGATGCAAGTCGAGAATTGTCCAGAAAGCTATCCGCATCAGCAGCACCATTCAGCCCTTCCCCAGCCGTTCCCCGTGTAGCACCATTACCTATGAACATTAATCTCCCTTCTCCTGGAACACGACCACCTGTTGGCCCTTGGTCAGTGAACATGTCACTTCATCAAGGACCACCGACCATCTTGCCCAATCCAATGTGCTCCTCCCCTCATCACCTCTACCCTTCACCTCCACACACCCCAAACATTATGCACCCATTGCGCTTTATCTACCCTCCGTATTCTCAACCCCAGACGTTACCTCCAAGTACATTCCCCATGAATAGCACTTTCCATCCGAATCATTATGCTTGGCAATGCAATATAGCTTCTAATGCATCAGAGTATGTTCCTGCCACAGTTTGGCCTGGCTGCCACCCAGTCGAGTTTTCTATCTCACCACCTGTGATTGAGCCTATAACTGACTCAATTTCCGCTGCTAAGGAGCTATCTGATAATCCTGAAAGCATTAGTTTGACAACAAGCTTACCAGTAGATCTCAACACCGGGGATGAAGTCAAGGAAGATGTAAATCTTCCAGCATCAGAAACGGTGGAGAGCTTAACTGCGGTTGGATCAGAAAAGGAGAGAGCAAGCAACTCTCCAGATTCACGTTTTGTTACCTTGTCCAGTGATCAATCAAAAGAGGGCAGTGGATCAAATGAGAAGGCCGGAAGTTGCAGTGATAATTATGTGCAAAGAAATCTTACGGTGGCGGATAATGAGAAGACCTTCAACATTTTGGTACGGGGCCGGAGGAACCGCAAACAAACTCTGAGAATGCCTATAAGTTTGCTCAAGAGACCATATTCTTCTCAGCCCTTCAAAGCTGTATATAGCAGGGTTATAAGGGAGACTGAGGTTCCCAGCTCTACCAGCTTTGATCCACATAAACATGGCATAGCGACTGCTACTTGA